Part of the Flavobacterium sp. MDT1-60 genome, CCTTTTTTAATTTTAACTGCAGCTTTATTCTTCTTTCAAACAGGTTCGTTTCTATATAATTTATATCTGTATTTTAAATATAAACCGATTGAATCCGTTTCAGATGAATTATTACCAACGTGTACCGTAATTGTACCTGCATATAACGAAGGGAAATTGGTTTGGGAAACTTTATTAAGTCTTGCAGACAGCGATTTTCCGGAACAAAAGCTACAAATTCTTGCTATTGATGATGGAAGTAAGGACGATACCTGGTACTGGATGCAACAGGCAAAAATTAAATTAGGAGATCGTTTGTCCATCTACCAACAACCCGAAAATAAAGGGAAGCGTCATGCTTTACATCGCGGATTTGAACTTGGTACAGGAGAAATTTTTGTAACCGTTGACAGTGATTCAATTGTGAAAAAAGATACTTTACGAAACATTGTAAGTCCGTTTGTTGTTGATGAAAAATGTGGCGCTGTTGCTGGAAATGTTCACGTTTTGAACAATAAAAAAGCTTTGTTGCCTAAAATGCTAAATGTGAGTTTCGTAATGAGTTTTGAATTCATGCGTTCTGCTGAAAGCATGTTAGGTTCTGTTCTTTGTACTCCGGGTGCAGCAGCAGCGTATCGCCGTGATGCTGTATTTAATTGTCTGTCAGAATGGATTGATCAAACTTTTATGGGACAGCCGTCTGACATTGGTGAAGATCGAGCTATGACCAATATGATTTTGAAACAAGGATTACATGTTTTATTCCAAAGAAACGCAGTGGTTCTTACAAATGTTCCGGAAGAATATGTGGGTTTATATAAAATGTTTATCAGATGGGGCAGAAGCAATGTACGTGAGAATATTATGATGGCACAATATGTTTTTAAAGATTTTAGAAAGGAGTCTAAATTTGGTGCCCGACTTCTATTTTTAAATCAATCGCTAAAAATTGTTATGGCTTATCCTTTTTTACTATTTATGCTATTTTTTATCGCGATACATCCAATATTGTTTTTTAGTTCAACACTTTTAAGCATTTTAATAGTATCGAGTTTCTCTGTATTATTTTATGCAAAAAGATATAGTTTATCTGAAGCTTTCTGGGCATACTCATACAGTATTTTTTATACTTTCAGTTTATTCTGGATTACGCCATATGCTATTGCAACAGCCAATAAAAGAGGCTGGTTAACAAGAGGTTTATCTGAAGTAAAATAAAGTTTTTTTATATATCAAAACGCCGCAAAACAGATGATTTTGTGGCGTTTTAGTTTATAGATTTAATGTTTTGAAATTATGTTTTATGAAGCACAAAAGAAATATACTCACCATGATCTGAAATGCCTTTGTCTCCAGCAATAAAACCTCTTTTTTTATAAAATTCAATAGCTCTGGTATTCTTTTCCAAACATTTTAGTGTGATTGGAGTTTTCATTATCTGAATAGCTTCTTCCAGTAGTTTTGTTCCAATTTTATGCTGCTGAAATTCATCATCAATATAAAAATGATGAATAAAATTTCCCGGAAGCCATAACGAAATAAATCCGACAACTTTATCATTAAACAGAGCAACCAGAACAAATTCACCTTGTGTTTCATGATCAAAATCTGTAAGATTATAATTTTGAGTATCCAGCCAATAAAATGTCTTTTGGCGAACTTCCTGAAATATTCTTTGTAAATCGGTTATGTGATTTTTATTTTTTTCAACGATTTGAAGCATCTTTTTCATTTAAACTCATACAACTCAAATTTACAATAAAATAGGTTTTATTTGCTTTTTAAGTTTACAAAATGTATGACTCTTAAACACAAAAAAACTCCTAACGACCAAGGTAGTTAGGAGCTAATATGTTTTTTTGGTATGTTATTCTTTTATTTTAAATTGCTGTAGAATGAAATTTCTGCTTATATTTTCTTAAGTGTTAATTTCATTTCTCTGCTGTCCAATATTAACTGATCGTCTGTAATAGTACTTTCACAAGGGTATGGAGTTCCTGTTTCATCCTTAATTACCAGGCTTTTTCCTTTTTTTGTTAAGGCATAAGTTCCATCGGTTATTTCTCTTTGTAAATATCCTGTTACATGACCATCTTCAGTAAACGTCAGCATTCCATTTGTTAAAATTGCAGTTTTAGCAGAATCTGACAGTGGCATTTTAGGTTCTACGGCAGTAATCTTCCAGGAATTTACCAATTTGTTTCTCTTGTTATGACATGAAATCATAAATAATGTCAACAATGCAATTCCGAGGATAAATAATTTAGACTTTTTCATGGTTTTGAGATTAAAAATTAAACATGAAAAGTTACAAAAAAAATATATTCGTTTTATATTTTTCTAGGAAAATATCTAATAATTAGTCTCTTAGGATTAAAAATAATTCTTTTTGATTTCCTTTTACAGACTCAAATCTAGTTCAGTGTAAGAGCTCCAAGAATCTCTTCATATAAAAATGGCCCACCGGGATAAGTCGCCGTATAATCGAGATTCATCCAAACCTGACCGCGGTCATCAATATGATAATGAATTCTTTTTCCGTAACTTTCCTTTACAAAAAGTACATTTTTTATAAGATAATTGACTTTTTCAAGATCAATTAAGGAACCAATCAAAATTTCAGGGTAAATATGTCCTTTTGTATGAATAAGTCTTGGAGTACCACCAATAGAACGAATAGCCGCAGCCATTAAAATAGAATGATCATCACAATCTCCTGAAAAATATTCTAATGATTCACTGGCAGTTGCAATATAATCTCCTTCCTTAGGGTCATTTACATAATTCCAACGGCTATTGATCTCTTTAAAGACAGCAAAACACTGAATTATAGTTCTGTAATCTGAATATCCTTTAATCCCTTTAAAATGCTTTGTTGTAGCCATTATAGCAAAATTACGAACCTTCGGGTTTTGATATTCTATTGCATTGATAATTTTTGATTTGTTTGGGAACGGTAGAAGTTTTGCTGCGATAATATCTTGTGGAAAAGGATTATCAGACATGGTGTAAATCATCGAATTATAATCTTCAGAAATTTCATTGAAACCATAATTCCCGATAACACTTCCATAAAATAAAACTAATAAATACAAGGCAACACAAAGAATAATAATCGTTCGAAGCAACATCAAAAAAAAGAAAATAGCCGCAAAAACCAATATAAAAATAAAAACACGATCTAAATTGAAAGGCCATTTCAGATCGATTAAATTTTGATGCAGAATGATGAATACCGGAATTGTAATTAAAAGACTTAAGAGCATAATAATAATCCTATCCCAAGGTGATTTCACCTGTAATTTGGATTTTAATTGCGGAAAGTCGATTTTAGGGAATTTCATCATAAGAATTAAAAGCAGTTTTTACAGCGCTTTTACCGTTTCAACAAAAGTACTTTTTTTATCAATAATTCCCAGATCAAATAATTGATTTTGAATTTTATCAAATGCTTTTTCATTTAAATGTTTTTGAGACCACTGTGTTAGCTTTAGCCATTCCTGAATATCTTCTATTTTTTGATTGAAAAGATCTGCCAGAGTTTTGTCAATATCCGGAATTTCAGTAAAATCATGAGTTGTTTTGTTGATGATTTCGAGGATTTTCTCTACAACTTTTGGATTCTTTTTCAAAAACTCATCACGAACTGTAATTACAAAGGATGGCCATGGAGTAGGGCAGTCGCCAACACGCCTAAAAATTCCCTGATCAACAAGTGGTTTGGTCATGAAACGTTCCCACATAAAATAATCAGCAGTTCCGTTTGTCAAAGCTTCAACAGCACCATCAATTGTATTTATAATTTCAAATTGCAAACTATCTGTTGCCCAACCTTGCTCATGTGCGTTTACGTAGGCCATCAGTTGCGAGCCTGAACCTAATCTGGAAATAGCTGCTTTTTTGTCTTTAAGATCTTTTATAGAATGAAAATCTGATTCTGCAGCAACGTGAATTCCCCAAATTAAAGGAGATTGCACGTAAATCTGAACGATTTTACTTGGGTTTCCGGCAACAATATCTTTTACAATTCCTTCTGTCAAAATAACGGCAATATCAGCTTCACCATCACGCAACATCTGACACATTTTGCCGGTACCTTCAGGAATATTTTTCCATTGTAAATCAATATTTTCTGCTTCAAATTCGCCATTTTCAATGCATAGATGCCATGGTAAATTGAAGTGTTCAGGAACACCAACAATTTTTACAGTTTTCATTAGTTTAAGTTTAAGTTAAGTTGTTTGGTGTGCGTATTTTAAATTTGTTTAGTTTTTTAATAAATCTGCTCTGTGTTTCTCAGAGATATAAGGCTCCGCAAATTCTATTATTTCCTGTGTCTCATATTCTTTGAGGATATTTTTTACAATTGAATAGTCGATATCTCTCACTATTTCAACAGCGAGAAAGGTATCATTCAAGTTTTCTGATAAACAATTAATAGCTTTTAGTTTTTCTCTAATTGCCTCTTTATCAAAATCTTTTTCTAAAATTAAAATCTGAACTATTGAATTTCCTGAATGTTCGATGGTTTCCAGATAAACGAAATTCTTTTCATTTTCATCATATTCAGCATAAAAAAGATCAGCTGTTGCTATAGATGCTCCAAAAAACGGAATATTATCTAATTTGAAAAATCCCTTCTCCAAATTAATAATTTCAGCCCACATGGTTTCTGAAACTGTTTCTCCTAAAAAATCACTGTAATATTTAAATAAGATTTTTTTATGTGTGTCTGCCATTATTTAATTTATACTTTTTTTTAAGCTCATCACAATAATAATTTTGAGTGATGCTTATTAATTATCTAATTTTCAAATTGACTAATTAGTTATCTAATCAATCTCGTCAATTACTGCTTTTAATGGTGATATAACTATTCGATATCCGTCAGGATCCTGAAACATTTTTCCATTTTCATTCCAAAATGGGTTAATTGCAGCTATTATTGAAATATTGTTACGTACAAGCTTATTTTCCAATTCATTGTAATCTGAAATTGTCTTCGGATAAAGTACAATTACATCTTCTTCATCAAAAGTATGTTTCGCTTTTGAGTCAGATTGCGTAAATTCAAAATGCCAGTCCAAACCTGATTTTCCAATAAAAACACCATCGTAATTATTGTGATTCTGAAAACCGCCTAATCGTTCGAAACCGAGAATGTCAACATAAAAATTTTCAATTCTCTCTAAATCATTCGTGTGTCGGGCCACTCTTAAAAACATAATCTATGATCTGATTTGATTAATATGATGCTCTAAGTGTTCTACATAATCTGTAATTAAAAATTTTAAATCAATAACAGATTCATCGCTTAAAATAATTTTATAATCTAAAGCTTTCTCATCAACAGATTTCATAATTCTGATGATTTGTTTGTTTAGCGAAAGCCATAATTGGTTTAGTTCATTAATTTCTTTAGACTGATATTGATTTAAATTTACTAAATCAATCTGATTATAAGGTCTGTGACGATATGGTTTTTCCAGATAATTGATTTCTGTAAAGCGAACTAAATTGTGAATTGCAGAATCAACTAAATGGCCTAAAACTTCTTTTTTAGACCATTTCCCTGGTTTTCTTTCTTCTAAAATAATTGGATCAATTGTTGAAAAATAATTTGAATTTTCATTCAACAATTGCTCAAATTTAAAAATTGAATCTTCCATGAATTATTTAATTATCTAATTATTTCCCTGCCAGCTTATTCAATGTATAAGCAATAAGTTCATCAACTGCTTTATAAGGATCTTCACTAAAAGTTCCTGAAGCACGGTTGGCAATAATAGCATTTAAAGATAGTGCATTATGTCCTAATAGTGCCGAAAGTCCATAAATAGCCGCTGTCTCCATTTCTAAATTAGTGATTCTATTATCGTCAAAATCAAAATTATCCATTTTATTGTTTAATGCTGAATCTTGAATATTCAAACGTAATACACGGCCTTGTGGGCCATAAAACCCACCGGCAGTTGCTGTAATTCCTTTAAAAATTTTATCAGATTCTATAATTTTTTCTAAAGTTTCAGAACACGGAATCGCATAAGGTCTTCCTTTTCGGATATCCCAATTGGTATGCATTATGAAAGCATCTTCTAATGCATCCTGCGAAACATCGTCAATTAAATAGGAGCGGAGCATATTATCTAATCCTAATCCGAATTTAGACATTACAAAACTATCCACAGGAATGTCAGCATGCAAAGAACCCGAAGTTCCAATTCTGATGATATTCAAAGAAGTCAAATTTTCTTTTGGCTGACGTGTTTCTAAATCAATGTTTACCAACGCATCTAATTCATTCAAAACAATATCAATGTTATCCGGCCCAATTCCGGTTGACATTACAGAGATTCGTTTTCCTTTATAAGTTCCGGTTTGGGTCTTAAATTCTCTTTTTTGTGTAGAAAATTCAATGGTATCAAAAAACTGAGTAATTTTTTCAACTCTATTCTGATCTCCAACAAAAATTATATCGTGTGCAATGTGTTCAGGACGCAGGTTTAAGTGGTAAACACTTCCGTCTGGATTTAGTATTAATTCTGATGCTTGTATCATTTTTTTGAGGTGCTAAGGTTCTGAGTAGCTAAGGTTCTAAGGCTTAAAAAATAAATTCCAATTTTTTAAAATTCCAAATTCCAATCTTAAATTTAGCCAAAGCTTTGCAAACTTTGTGTTTTTTTAATTAAAACTTCGAATTATAATTCTTAGCGGGCTTTGCATTTTTTTTGAATTGGAATTTGGGATTTTTAAAAATTGGGATTTAATATTAGCCACCAACTCTTTTTGTTTTAAAGCCTTTTTCTTTTAAAATAGCCATGATTTTGTCACGATAATCGCCCTGGATGATGATCGAGTCATCTTTAAAAGTCCCGCCAACACTTAGTTTGGTTTTAATTTCTTTGGCCAGAATTTTAAAATCTTCATCAGATCCTTCGTAGCCTTCTATTATGGTGGTTGCTTTTCCTTTTCGTTTTTCAAATTTGCAGATCATAGGCTCTTTCTGAACATACAGAACGTGCTCTTGTTCCTGAATTTTCTCAGGTTCATTTGATTCAACGTGATCCGGAAATAAATTTTTTAATTGATCTTGTAAGTCCATAAATTTTTTATTCTAAAAAATAAGCTTCAATAAATATAGTTCATAAAAATCAAATTCCAAACTCCAGGTTGAATTGGAATTTGGAATTTTAATATTGAAATTTAATAAGTTTATTTTTTAATTAAACCTAAATCTACTAAACGTTCGTATAAATAATCTCCTGCTGTGATGTCTTCAAATTTCTTAGGATTTTCAGCATCAATACAGTTTTCTAAACAATCTAAACGCATATCGCTTACAGGGTGCATGAAAAACGGTACAGAAAAACGAGATGTTCCCCATAATTCTCTTGGCGGATTTACAACCTGGTGGATCGTTGATTTTAGTTTGTTATTGGTATGTCTTGACAACATATCTCCAACATTAATTACTAATTCATCATCTGCTGCGATTGCGTCAATCCATTCTCCATCATGATTTTGAACCTGAAGCCCTTTTCCCTGAGCGCCCATTAAAAGTGTAATCAGGTTGATATCACCGTGAGCCGCAGCACGAATGGCGTTTTCTGGCTCAGAAGTAATTGGTGGATAATGAATTGGTCTTAAAATTGAGTTTCCTTCTTTAGCATACTGATCAAAATAAAACTCGTCTAAACCTAAATGCAAAGCCAAAGCTCTTAAGACATAAACACCTGTTTTTTCAAGCATTTGATACGCTTCTTTACCAACTACATTAAAACGTGGTAATTCTTTAACTTCAACATTTTCAGGATATTCTGAAGCGTATTTTGAATCTTTGTCAACATACTGACCAAAATGCCAAAATTCTTTCAAATCTCCCTCTTTACGTCCTTTAGCATGCTCTTTTCCAAAAGATACATAACCTCTTTGTCCGCCAATACCGGGAATTTCATAATTATGCTTAGTTTCTACTGGCAAAGCGAAAAATTTTCTAATTTCGCTATAAAGCTCGTTTACTAACTGGTCGTCTAAAAAATGACCTTTTAGGGCTACGAAGCCAATGTTTTCAAATGCACTGCCGATTTCATTTACAAATTTTTGTTTACGTTTCGGGTCGTCCGAAAGGAAATCACGTAAGTCTACACTAGGAATGTTTTGCATACTTTACATTTTTTGTTTAAGATGAAAGGTGTCGAAAAACCTTTCAATAACAAAGGTAGAGAATATTTTAGAATTGAATTTTAAAAGTTATAATAAAATCAAAAAAATATAACAAAAACGAATAAAATTGTTATATTTTTCTATATTTGAAACGCTAAAAAAAAACTAACAACCCTATGATCTTTTACAGACAAAACCTTACTGATGCCAAATTACTAGAATTATATAAAAGAATCCTCAAACCTCGTTTGATCGAAGAAAAGATGCTCATCCTGATTCGTCAGGGAAAAGTATCAAAATGGTTTTCCGGAATAGGGCAGGAAGCCATTGCAGTAGGAGTAACAGCTGTTTTAGATGAATCCGAATATATATTACCAATGCACCGGAATTTGGGAGTTTTTACCACTCGTGATATTCCATTACATCGATTATTTTCGCAATGGCAGGGCAAAGCAAATGGTTTTACAAAAGGAAGAGACCGCAGTTTTCACTTTGGAACTCAGGAGTATAAAATCATAGGGATGATTTCGCATTTGGGTCCGCAATTAGGAATTGCAGACGGAATTGCGTTAGCCGATAAACTTCAGAATAATAAAAAAATAACAGCCGCATTTACTGGCGAAGGTGCTACCAGCGAAGGAGATTTTCACGAAGCATTGAATATTGCTGCCGTTTGGAAATTGCCTGTAATGTTTATTATTGAAAATAATGGTTACGGGCTTTCAACGCCTACAAATGAACAATATTTATGTACCAATCTCGCTGACAAAGGTATTGGTTACGGCATTGAGAGTCATATTATTGACGGAAATAATATTCTGGAAGTTTACAACAAACTTTCGGAATTAAAAGAACAAATGCAAAACGATCCACATCCGGTTTTATTAGAATTTAAAACCTTTAGAATGCGTGGGCACGAAGAGGCGAGTGGTACCAAATATGTTCCGCAGGAATTGATGGACGAATGGGCTGAAAAAGATCCTGTGACAAATTATCGAAAATTTTTAACAGAAACTGGAGTCTTAACAGCTGAATTTGATGAACAATTACATGCTGAAATCAAACAGGAAATCGATGAAAACTTAGCTATTGCTAACGCTGAACCAGAAATCATTCCAACTTACAGTGGAGAATTAGATGATGTTTATAAACCATTTATTTATGAAGAAGTTACTCATTCTGAAGAAACTAAAAATATTCGATTTATAGATGCGATCAGAAATAGTCTTGAACAATCGATGCAAAATCATAGAAACCTGATTATTATGGGTCAGGATATTGCAGAGTATGGTGGTGCTTTTAAAATCACAGATGGTTTTGTTGAGTTTTTTGGAAAAGACAGAGTTCGCAATACGCCAATTTGTGAAAGCGCTGTAGTTTCAACAGGAATGGGGTTATCAATTAATGGTTACAAAGCGATAGTAGAAATGCAATTTGCTGATTTTGTTTCAACAGGATTTAATCCGATTGTGAATTTATTGGCAAAATCACATTACCGCTGGGGAGAAAAAGCTGATGTTGTGGTTCGTATGCCTTGTGGTGGCGGTACACAAGCTGGCCCGTTTCACTCGCAAACAAACGAAGCCTGGTTTACCAAAACTCCGGGTTTAAAAGTAGTTTACCCAGCCTTTCCTTATGACGCAAAAGGTTTATTAAATACCTCAATTAATGA contains:
- a CDS encoding VOC family protein; this encodes MFLRVARHTNDLERIENFYVDILGFERLGGFQNHNNYDGVFIGKSGLDWHFEFTQSDSKAKHTFDEEDVIVLYPKTISDYNELENKLVRNNISIIAAINPFWNENGKMFQDPDGYRIVISPLKAVIDEID
- a CDS encoding nucleoside phosphorylase; the encoded protein is MIQASELILNPDGSVYHLNLRPEHIAHDIIFVGDQNRVEKITQFFDTIEFSTQKREFKTQTGTYKGKRISVMSTGIGPDNIDIVLNELDALVNIDLETRQPKENLTSLNIIRIGTSGSLHADIPVDSFVMSKFGLGLDNMLRSYLIDDVSQDALEDAFIMHTNWDIRKGRPYAIPCSETLEKIIESDKIFKGITATAGGFYGPQGRVLRLNIQDSALNNKMDNFDFDDNRITNLEMETAAIYGLSALLGHNALSLNAIIANRASGTFSEDPYKAVDELIAYTLNKLAGK
- a CDS encoding thiamine pyrophosphate-dependent enzyme produces the protein MIFYRQNLTDAKLLELYKRILKPRLIEEKMLILIRQGKVSKWFSGIGQEAIAVGVTAVLDESEYILPMHRNLGVFTTRDIPLHRLFSQWQGKANGFTKGRDRSFHFGTQEYKIIGMISHLGPQLGIADGIALADKLQNNKKITAAFTGEGATSEGDFHEALNIAAVWKLPVMFIIENNGYGLSTPTNEQYLCTNLADKGIGYGIESHIIDGNNILEVYNKLSELKEQMQNDPHPVLLEFKTFRMRGHEEASGTKYVPQELMDEWAEKDPVTNYRKFLTETGVLTAEFDEQLHAEIKQEIDENLAIANAEPEIIPTYSGELDDVYKPFIYEEVTHSEETKNIRFIDAIRNSLEQSMQNHRNLIIMGQDIAEYGGAFKITDGFVEFFGKDRVRNTPICESAVVSTGMGLSINGYKAIVEMQFADFVSTGFNPIVNLLAKSHYRWGEKADVVVRMPCGGGTQAGPFHSQTNEAWFTKTPGLKVVYPAFPYDAKGLLNTSINDPNPVLFFEHKQLYRSVYQDVPTDYYTIPLGKAAVLKEGNNVTIIAFGAPVHWALDTLANNPEIDADLIDLRTLQPLDTETIFASVKKTGKVIIYQEDTLFGGIASDISALIMEECFEYLDAPVKRVASLDSPIPFTKALEDQFLPKNRFEEVLFDLLKY
- a CDS encoding DUF4265 domain-containing protein, whose translation is MADTHKKILFKYYSDFLGETVSETMWAEIINLEKGFFKLDNIPFFGASIATADLFYAEYDENEKNFVYLETIEHSGNSIVQILILEKDFDKEAIREKLKAINCLSENLNDTFLAVEIVRDIDYSIVKNILKEYETQEIIEFAEPYISEKHRADLLKN
- a CDS encoding transglutaminase, which produces MMKFPKIDFPQLKSKLQVKSPWDRIIIMLLSLLITIPVFIILHQNLIDLKWPFNLDRVFIFILVFAAIFFFLMLLRTIIILCVALYLLVLFYGSVIGNYGFNEISEDYNSMIYTMSDNPFPQDIIAAKLLPFPNKSKIINAIEYQNPKVRNFAIMATTKHFKGIKGYSDYRTIIQCFAVFKEINSRWNYVNDPKEGDYIATASESLEYFSGDCDDHSILMAAAIRSIGGTPRLIHTKGHIYPEILIGSLIDLEKVNYLIKNVLFVKESYGKRIHYHIDDRGQVWMNLDYTATYPGGPFLYEEILGALTLN
- a CDS encoding isopenicillin N synthase family oxygenase, which gives rise to MQNIPSVDLRDFLSDDPKRKQKFVNEIGSAFENIGFVALKGHFLDDQLVNELYSEIRKFFALPVETKHNYEIPGIGGQRGYVSFGKEHAKGRKEGDLKEFWHFGQYVDKDSKYASEYPENVEVKELPRFNVVGKEAYQMLEKTGVYVLRALALHLGLDEFYFDQYAKEGNSILRPIHYPPITSEPENAIRAAAHGDINLITLLMGAQGKGLQVQNHDGEWIDAIAADDELVINVGDMLSRHTNNKLKSTIHQVVNPPRELWGTSRFSVPFFMHPVSDMRLDCLENCIDAENPKKFEDITAGDYLYERLVDLGLIKK
- a CDS encoding substrate-binding domain-containing protein, which encodes MKTVKIVGVPEHFNLPWHLCIENGEFEAENIDLQWKNIPEGTGKMCQMLRDGEADIAVILTEGIVKDIVAGNPSKIVQIYVQSPLIWGIHVAAESDFHSIKDLKDKKAAISRLGSGSQLMAYVNAHEQGWATDSLQFEIINTIDGAVEALTNGTADYFMWERFMTKPLVDQGIFRRVGDCPTPWPSFVITVRDEFLKKNPKVVEKILEIINKTTHDFTEIPDIDKTLADLFNQKIEDIQEWLKLTQWSQKHLNEKAFDKIQNQLFDLGIIDKKSTFVETVKAL
- a CDS encoding translation initiation factor, translated to MDLQDQLKNLFPDHVESNEPEKIQEQEHVLYVQKEPMICKFEKRKGKATTIIEGYEGSDEDFKILAKEIKTKLSVGGTFKDDSIIIQGDYRDKIMAILKEKGFKTKRVGG
- a CDS encoding glycosyltransferase family 2 protein, which translates into the protein MKSETIIQEQFYTSSNICNKNELHINSSIFNIKNQSSNKDLKKNVNSLSFIVLIGTFALMLAGSFLVYKLQSDFDQFHIDRINSAWGLPFLILTAALFFFQTGSFLYNLYLYFKYKPIESVSDELLPTCTVIVPAYNEGKLVWETLLSLADSDFPEQKLQILAIDDGSKDDTWYWMQQAKIKLGDRLSIYQQPENKGKRHALHRGFELGTGEIFVTVDSDSIVKKDTLRNIVSPFVVDEKCGAVAGNVHVLNNKKALLPKMLNVSFVMSFEFMRSAESMLGSVLCTPGAAAAYRRDAVFNCLSEWIDQTFMGQPSDIGEDRAMTNMILKQGLHVLFQRNAVVLTNVPEEYVGLYKMFIRWGRSNVRENIMMAQYVFKDFRKESKFGARLLFLNQSLKIVMAYPFLLFMLFFIAIHPILFFSSTLLSILIVSSFSVLFYAKRYSLSEAFWAYSYSIFYTFSLFWITPYAIATANKRGWLTRGLSEVK
- a CDS encoding DinB family protein, with the protein product MEDSIFKFEQLLNENSNYFSTIDPIILEERKPGKWSKKEVLGHLVDSAIHNLVRFTEINYLEKPYRHRPYNQIDLVNLNQYQSKEINELNQLWLSLNKQIIRIMKSVDEKALDYKIILSDESVIDLKFLITDYVEHLEHHINQIRS
- a CDS encoding GNAT family N-acetyltransferase, with translation MLQIVEKNKNHITDLQRIFQEVRQKTFYWLDTQNYNLTDFDHETQGEFVLVALFNDKVVGFISLWLPGNFIHHFYIDDEFQQHKIGTKLLEEAIQIMKTPITLKCLEKNTRAIEFYKKRGFIAGDKGISDHGEYISFVLHKT